The Amycolatopsis sp. DG1A-15b genome window below encodes:
- a CDS encoding SDR family oxidoreductase, producing MAITLTYEAGGVLVAGGTGRIGDGIVRRLAAAGVPVVFTYHQDSAHAKALEAELSADGHRVRGEWMDMADTASIEAALDRVVSEYGDVHGVVCAGGPRFEFDRLMDVPVDAAERFVNGDALGVYRIAHAAVPLLRERGGGTITLCTTIATKRAIAFDGLSPLSKGSVDALIRTVAAEEAEHGIRCNGVAIGWVESRTIEQVREHTRLGVTDPVTKLDRLNVLMEQMLDLARLGRPVTPAEAGTLFAFLVSEEAKYLTGQVIALDAGVLL from the coding sequence ATGGCCATCACGCTGACCTACGAAGCCGGGGGCGTACTGGTCGCCGGTGGCACCGGCCGCATCGGCGACGGCATCGTGCGCCGGCTCGCGGCGGCCGGCGTCCCGGTGGTCTTCACCTATCACCAGGACTCCGCGCACGCGAAAGCGCTGGAAGCCGAGCTGAGTGCCGACGGGCACCGCGTCCGCGGCGAGTGGATGGACATGGCCGACACCGCGTCGATCGAAGCCGCCCTGGACCGCGTGGTGAGCGAGTACGGCGACGTGCACGGCGTCGTCTGTGCGGGCGGGCCGCGGTTCGAATTCGACCGGCTGATGGACGTTCCCGTCGACGCGGCCGAGCGGTTCGTCAACGGAGACGCTCTCGGCGTCTACCGCATCGCGCACGCGGCCGTTCCCCTGTTGCGCGAGCGCGGCGGCGGCACGATCACGTTGTGCACGACCATAGCCACGAAACGCGCCATCGCGTTCGATGGATTGTCCCCGCTGTCCAAGGGTTCGGTGGACGCGCTGATCAGGACGGTCGCGGCCGAAGAGGCCGAGCACGGGATCCGCTGCAACGGGGTGGCGATCGGCTGGGTGGAAAGCCGGACGATCGAGCAGGTGCGCGAACACACGCGGCTGGGTGTGACGGACCCGGTCACCAAGCTGGACCGGCTGAACGTGCTCATGGAGCAGATGCTCGACCTCGCGCGGCTGGGCCGCCCGGTCACTCCGGCCGAGGCGGGCACTCTGTTCGCCTTCCTGGTCTCAGAGGAAGCGAAGTACTTGACTGGTCAGGTCATTGCGCTCGACGCGGGCGTCCTGCTCTGA
- a CDS encoding recombinase family protein yields the protein MILANPRYTGRQTWNRRASGAEGPASTPALSAKAAHPALVTELDFVAVQQIRAARPASDGQPRRFALAGLIHCGSATGGWTRTGITAVRPIAAATATPAPNARASRGRRPSTSAKTTSSTRSASDSEIKATTATPGRSLTDHDTDTWQQRCAAQERSSSTTVPDGDYRRSIRARLRSPPVSRSRFAIRGVVLCPRPS from the coding sequence GTGATCCTGGCGAACCCGCGCTACACCGGCCGCCAGACCTGGAACCGCCGCGCCTCCGGGGCCGAAGGCCCAGCCTCAACGCCAGCGCTGTCGGCGAAGGCTGCGCATCCGGCGCTCGTCACCGAGTTGGACTTTGTCGCCGTGCAGCAGATCCGGGCCGCGCGACCAGCCAGTGACGGTCAGCCTCGCCGGTTCGCCCTGGCCGGCCTGATCCACTGCGGGTCTGCAACCGGCGGCTGGACTCGCACTGGAATCACGGCCGTGCGACCTATCGCTGCCGCCACGGCCACACCAGCACCCAACGCGCGGGCCAGCCGCGGCCGAAGACCCTCTACATCCGCGAAGACCACCTCGTCGACGAGATCAGCATCCGACTCGGAGATCAAGGCAACGACGGCCACACCAGGCCGGAGCTTGACCGACCACGACACAGACACGTGGCAGCAGCGCTGCGCGGCGCAGGAAAGATCATCGTCTACGACGGTGCCGGATGGCGACTACAGGAGATCGATTCGAGCTAGGCTACGATCGCCCCCCGTTTCAAGATCGCGTTTCGCGATCCGTGGGGTAGTACTGTGTCCGAGACCGAGTTGA
- a CDS encoding trehalose-6-phosphate synthase, with protein MLYVASRVDDRGVLVLSEFAGAAAELGEAVVVNPNDTDDLKDAILRAIAMRPAEQSRRMKAMRKRLRVHDGRAWGLFVHHRPRRRLPTGLMDDDEGSDASWPMVLSSEPCSSPTDAVTRAAGR; from the coding sequence ATCCTGTACGTCGCAAGCCGCGTCGACGACAGAGGGGTCCTCGTACTGAGTGAATTCGCTGGGGCCGCGGCCGAACTCGGCGAAGCCGTCGTGGTGAATCCGAACGACACCGACGACCTGAAGGACGCGATCCTGCGCGCCATCGCCATGAGGCCCGCTGAACAGAGTCGGCGGATGAAAGCGATGAGGAAGCGATTGCGGGTGCACGACGGTCGAGCATGGGGTCTCTTCGTTCATCACCGCCCTCGAAGGCGTCTCCCGACCGGTCTGATGGACGACGATGAAGGGTCAGATGCGTCGTGGCCGATGGTTCTGTCGTCCGAACCGTGTAGTTCGCCAACCGACGCTGTCACTCGAGCTGCAGGTCGGTGA